In the Acetobacterium sp. KB-1 genome, GCAGTTGAACTTCAAGGTTCAGCGCCCACACTTTCAAAAAAAATTGAAGCGGTTACTGTTAAGCCTACAGCAGATAGCATTAACGGTCAGAACGCTGCTGCTGAAGCCAATTCTTATTATAAATACGATACCATGGAGCTCAGCCGGGAATATGTGGGGTCTCGGATGAAGAGTGAAAATTCGACCATCAACAGCGATACCGACCAACGTAATTCTATCGTTGATCAAAAACCGTCACGGATACCCAACGAGAACGAAGAAGAGAACTCTGAAAAAAAGGAAGCCAAGAGCCAAACCGCTGATATAGACGAAAAAGAAGAAGAAAAGGTTAACGGGAATCAGCTGGGTGGATACACCAACTCTCAATTAAAGGGTCTGGTTTTATCGGGAAAGATTACTGTGGCTGCTTATAATACTGAAGTGAAAAGGAGACAAAACGACAATGATGCCGCTGAGCCCCAGAACAAAAAACCGGTGATGGGCCAGTCCGGGAAAAAAGCCACAAACAGTATATTCTAATGCTTTGGTTGACAAGCATAAACCTGAAAAGAAGCGAAAGCCCGGATCTCTATCATCCAGCGGACTGCTTCTTTTTTAATTACAGCTAAATTGACTTGAAAAAGTTAAATGTGTAACAGACTACGATCTAAGCGAAAATATAGGGAATTTATTTACCTTACTTAGACCAATTAGATTATAAAAAGAATGTATCCATAGTAAAAGAGCGAGAAGATGATTGTTAACAATCATCTTCCCGCTCTTTTTAGATTATGCTTTGGTGTGAACGCCAATTTTCTTATCCATGACGGAAATATGTTTGGTCAGCCAGTCAACAACCATCTGATTAGCATTGATGATCACCGAGATATTACCGCCCGATGTATCATATGCGCTTTTTAGTTTGGCTAGTTCTGCTATGAAGTTTTTGTGAGCAGTCTGCTGATCAGCCAGTCCCGGGTAATTGATGCTTTTCATGTAGGCTTCCTCATCACTGAAATGCTGTTTGGTATAAGCATCCAAGAAATTCAGTAGCTCACCGACTACTTCTTTGGATTTACCGTTTTTACCGGCTTCAAAAAGTTCATCGGCCATTTTAAATAATTGTTGATGCTGCCCATCGATACTGGCGACACCGACAGATAAATCCTGAGTCCATACAATAGCCATATTAAATCCTCCTGGGTGTAAAAATTAAATGCAATAAAAATTTACCTGTAAAAATTATAACCCTGTTGAACTAGAAAATCAAGAGTGCTTCTAAAGTAAATTGGTTTTAGTTAGATTATCACTACTATTAAGAAAACAAAGCTGATGATCTTAATATTTGTCATTATCCATTGTCCACTCATCCAGCTCAATTTGAGGTATTGATAGGGAAGCAGTAGATTGCGAAGTTTTCCTGATCCCTTCTGAGGAAAAATCGATTTTTTTAGTTTTAATGGTAAATGCACCAACCATTTGTTTGAGCATTTCGGCCTGCCCGGAGAGTTCCTCGCTGGCGGCCGCGCTCTCTTCAGCGGTGGCTGAGTTGGTTTGAACCACCTGAGAAACCTGTTCAATCCCCTGTGTAATCTGAGCGATTTCCGCGGCCTGATCGTTGGATGCCTGGGTTATGTTCCCTACCAGGGCAGTGACCTTTTCAATATCAGAAAGGATTTGGGACAGGCTTTCAGCTGTTTCATCGGCAATTTTTGAACCGATTGAAACCTTGTCGATGGAGCCTTCAATCAACCCGGTGGTTTCTTTGGCGGCTTCGGCCGAGCGGGCGGCCAAGGTGCGGACTTCTTCGGCGACTACCGCAAAGCCTTTACCGTGTTGTCCGGCTCGAGCGGCTTCTACCGCCGCATTCAGAGCCAGAATATTGGTCTGGAAGGCAATGTCATCAATCACCTTGATGATTTTTGAAATATTTTGGGATGAGTCATTGATATCTACCATGGCAGTGACCATGCTGTTCATTCGGACATTCCCGATTTCGGCGTTGTTACGGACTTCAATGGAGCGTTGGTTGGCTTCATTGGCCCTGATTGCATTTTGCTTGGTTTCCTGGGTCACCTCCTCAATCGAAGCGGTGAGTTCCTCAATGGCACTGGCTTGTTCCGTAGCACCCTGTGCCAGGGCCTGACCACCGTCAGAAATCTGACGCGCGCCGCTTTCAACCTGTCCGGCAGCATTATTAATGTCAAACATGGTTGTGCTGAGGCTGGCGGTTATACGATTGAGAGCGGCTTTAATATTCTGGAAATCGCCCAGATATGTGGTGGTAATTTCCTGATTCAAGTTCCCTTGGCCAATTTCTTCCAGAGTGTGGGTGATTTCTTCGACATATTCTTTCAGGAAGGCAATGGTCTGATTCATATCTTCTTTAATTTGGCCATGCTGGCCCTTAAAGTCGCCGGTCATGGCGGTGTGGAGATTGCCCTGGGACAGTTCCCGGAGCGTCGCCGAGGCAGCATTAATGGGTTCAATAACCACATCCAGGGTCTGATTGAAACCTTCAACCACCTTGGCGTATTCGCCCTGAAATTTAGACACATTGCCGCGGTTGGTCAGATCGCCAGAAACGGCGATCCGGGTCATCGTCTGGGTTTCTGCTACCAGCAGGGCAATGCTTTCGATCATCGAAATAAAACTGGGCACCAGAGTATCGTTGTCGCTACGCTGTCCAATAGCTCTAAGATTGTCCAGATCACAGAGGTTTCCGGCGGCAATGTTGTTGGCAATTTCGACAATGTGAACCATCTGGGCGTGAACTCCGTTAATCGATTCGCCAATTTCCTGGTAAATACCCTGATAACTGCCTTCAATTTTCTGGGACAGATCATTGGCACAAAGCATTGCCAGCACCTGATTTCCTTCTGTTAATGCACCCAACCCGTCGATGCAGGCATTGATGTTAGTTTTGAGCGCATTAAAATCACCCTTGTATTCGGTCGTGATGGCGGGTGGAATAACCCCGTTACCAATTCGCTCAATGGCCTTGCTGGCTACCTTAAGTGGTTTAACAAAGGTGTTAATCATGTTGTTGAGGCTAATAATCATATCCTTGAAAGCACCAGTGTACTCGGTGGTATTACCCCGGTAATTAAGTTGTCCATCCTGGGCAGCCGTGCCTATTTTTTTGATTCCCGCGTTGACCTTATTCATTTCTGCTACCATGTCGATCAGGGCGTAGGCCAGCACATCCTGATCGGATTGGGGGATGATTTCTACGGAGAAGTCACCTCTTGATAAACATTGGGCAGCCTTGGCCTGGTCTTTACGGTTGGCAATGATGGTGGCGAAAGAATTCATCAGTGCGCCAATTTCGTCTGCGCTGGTAGCAGCGATTTCGAGATCTACATCGCCCAGAGCCATCTGATTGGCGAGAGAGGTTAAATCAACAATCGGTTTAGTAATTTTTTTAGCCAGATACCAGGCCGCCGTGGCACCGAGAATTAACACTAACAGAGAAATTAACATTGTGATATTGCGTAAATGAACCATCGGTGCCAGCACATCACTTTCATATTGAGCAATGATCAGGTTCCAGTTGGTGCCCGAGATCGGCGCCGTGGCGCCGATTTTAGTATCACCATTTAAAACGTATGTGAGCATTCCGGTTTGTCCGGCACCAAGTTCTTTAAAAGCCAGCCCGAAATTTTTCCAAACACCCTCATTGTCAATTTCATTAAAGACATTGGTCTGGTTTAAAATAACCTCATCATTGGGATGGGCCATGAAGCCGCCCTCATTGTTGACGACAAAGCCGTATTGACGGTCACCATCACCCATGGCGTTGGTGGTTACTTTTAAGAAGGTCGGGGAACGGCGGCCAACCAATAGCCCAATGACCTGTCCGTTGTTTTTGATGGGGGCAACCTCAAAGACACAGGGGGCTTTGGTCACCTTACTGATGGCGACATCTGAGATGGCATTTTCTCCCGTGAAT is a window encoding:
- a CDS encoding bacteriohemerythrin; protein product: MAIVWTQDLSVGVASIDGQHQQLFKMADELFEAGKNGKSKEVVGELLNFLDAYTKQHFSDEEAYMKSINYPGLADQQTAHKNFIAELAKLKSAYDTSGGNISVIINANQMVVDWLTKHISVMDKKIGVHTKA
- a CDS encoding methyl-accepting chemotaxis protein, with product MKEKKQSPIDTQPILNATIAVGKDRQIIKKHLSTKLLGFTLAILAIAVIALGVVSYNMGSKALLEQANSDAQKYTNEGAAHVAAIIAGNLETLTEVSKRNGIASMDYATQVAAIDSDIETLGYEDLAVMNMDGHAKYLISGGEFDSWGEFWYENGFTGENAISDVAISKVTKAPCVFEVAPIKNNGQVIGLLVGRRSPTFLKVTTNAMGDGDRQYGFVVNNEGGFMAHPNDEVILNQTNVFNEIDNEGVWKNFGLAFKELGAGQTGMLTYVLNGDTKIGATAPISGTNWNLIIAQYESDVLAPMVHLRNITMLISLLVLILGATAAWYLAKKITKPIVDLTSLANQMALGDVDLEIAATSADEIGALMNSFATIIANRKDQAKAAQCLSRGDFSVEIIPQSDQDVLAYALIDMVAEMNKVNAGIKKIGTAAQDGQLNYRGNTTEYTGAFKDMIISLNNMINTFVKPLKVASKAIERIGNGVIPPAITTEYKGDFNALKTNINACIDGLGALTEGNQVLAMLCANDLSQKIEGSYQGIYQEIGESINGVHAQMVHIVEIANNIAAGNLCDLDNLRAIGQRSDNDTLVPSFISMIESIALLVAETQTMTRIAVSGDLTNRGNVSKFQGEYAKVVEGFNQTLDVVIEPINAASATLRELSQGNLHTAMTGDFKGQHGQIKEDMNQTIAFLKEYVEEITHTLEEIGQGNLNQEITTTYLGDFQNIKAALNRITASLSTTMFDINNAAGQVESGARQISDGGQALAQGATEQASAIEELTASIEEVTQETKQNAIRANEANQRSIEVRNNAEIGNVRMNSMVTAMVDINDSSQNISKIIKVIDDIAFQTNILALNAAVEAARAGQHGKGFAVVAEEVRTLAARSAEAAKETTGLIEGSIDKVSIGSKIADETAESLSQILSDIEKVTALVGNITQASNDQAAEIAQITQGIEQVSQVVQTNSATAEESAAASEELSGQAEMLKQMVGAFTIKTKKIDFSSEGIRKTSQSTASLSIPQIELDEWTMDNDKY